The Plasmodium relictum strain SGS1 genome assembly, chromosome: 2 genome segment ataggaaaagaaataaaaaagatacatttataaaatagaaaaaaaaagaaaaataatataaatttaaagaagttttaatgaataattaaagaccttaattatataataaaacaaaataaacaaaaaagtaatataaaaaaattggatAATAGCAATAgtgaatattaaaaagaaaatagaaaaaaaaagagaaaatttaatataaaaagtaatataaaagaaaaaagatatgattatatatatatgcatacatacatatttagcattttaataatttaaaaagacaattttttttaaatttaattagatataaattctttatattgctttttttataaaatttattttttaaacttttttgaaataaaataaactcAAATAAGTCATGTCTTAATtctaattattttctttttataaattatcatttgattttatttatataaattctgtttttttaaataaaataatttttaaaggcatattatgtttttttacgattatttttttaaaaaataagttgcttaattttttattttctgtattaaaaatatatctctaaaatttaataaaaaattataatatagtATGAAAAGTAATTTACTCTCCTGTATTCTGTAATagcattttatttattcttttattctttttgatgaattaaataatttgaaaatacgaatttttaattatgaaataaattatactttcatttttttttttaatataattttaaaatagataaatgaatgaataaataaatacacATATTTATATTGGTATGAgacatttcttttttttttttaattattccttttaaaataatgagTATAAAATTGAATCaccttttataaaaaaaaaattttcattgaaTGAAGcaatataaaaattgtatttttttttttttttttatctatatttgaatattatttttgaataaatttatttatataaaataattaattttataaacttATGTAagcattttaataaaataatttgaaaatttagatttaatttaaaaactttaacataaattttttattctgaaaaatatttattcttgGATATACTATGTGTaaataatttcaaaaaatatatattctttcatatttttaatgtattttaataattaatttatattttttttttttttttttttctattcttAAACAATATGGTGTAATGGAAATTtactttatataataaatattgaaattatttttttattctttaaatgatttattataaagataatttttaaaatcttcacttttataatatacaaatgtttttatttttttactttatttatttttaaaaaaaaaaattctttttttttttatgtgtatgtatgtaaaaaaataaatgcaGATAAGAAACATTGGTAAAGAGTCTATTCATGCTATATGTAGTAGTCAAGTAATATTCACATTAAGTAGTGTTGTAAAGGAGTTAGTTGAAAATTCAATTGATGCAGATGcgaatgaaataaaaataaaattaatagaaaGTGGAATAAAATTAATCGAAGTACATGATAATGGaaaaggaataaaaaaaataaattttgaaaatgtTTGTGCTAGACATGCTACATCAAAAATAAGTGAATTTAATGATATTCAGAATTCTTTGAATACTTTGGGTTTTAGAGGTGAAGCATTAAATTCTTTATGCATGTTAAGTGATTTAAATATCACTactaaaaatgatgaaagtGAACATggttatttattaaaatttgatAAGCTCGGAAAGTTAGTTCATGAAGAGCCAATTGCAAGATTAAGAGGAACAACTGTTAGTTGTGaaaatatctttaaaaatatacctataagaaaaaaggattttataaaaaatataaaaacgcAATTATCTCAATTGCTGCTTTTGATGCAGCAGTATGCTATTATTTATcatcaaataaaattttctattaataatattgttGTAACTAAAGGagtaacaaaaaatattaatttattaatgacGAATGGAAATGataacataataaaaaacttCTATTCAATTTTTGGGAAAAGAAATATTGGAAATTTAATGGAATTTAATATTGATTCCGATTGTTGGAAAATAAGAGGATTTATTAGTGATAATAATAGTGGAAGAAGAGATAAAGATttacaattttattatatgaataGTAGACctatacatatattaaaaaatgtaaataaaattattaatactaTTTTCAGAGAATTTAATAGTAGATTATACCCAATTatcataattaatattttatcggatactaaaaatatagatattaATGTTACACCTGATAAAAGAGaagttttttttacatttgaAAATGAAATGTGTGAgcaaattaaaaattctcTAGTGAAGTTACTAACACCTAAAACGAATAATTTAATTGATACACAAATTGGTGATTACTTTTTGAAgagtaataatatattatctaaaaataataatttaaaaatagaaaatgattatgaaaaagaccttcataatttaaacaaaagcaataaaaataatgattgcTCAAATAATGAAAGTTGTGAtaacatttatattaaaaaggaaaaggatAACATTAATGATTACgataatgatgataataaaaatggtaGTTATGACAAAGACAATATCTTAAAAATAGAAggcaataataatataaaagtatGTTATAATAATcgagataataataattattatacaaataatgaatttcaaaataatagtaacaatattaatgatacgaattttgaaaatacgtatagtttttataaaaatgaaatgagttctgaagataaaaatatagagaaACAAAGTGTAAATTctgttataaatgaaaataaagttaATGAACACAATTATTCTATGTTTGTAAAAAAAGAGAGAGAAAAACAAGTATTTAAATATGATAACTATGTTACTTCTAAAGAGGAAAATTTTGTTTATGATTCCTTAAATACAAacacaaaagaaaaatttgataatgaaaatgaggCATGTCCTTATTATTCTGATTATGTTcaattcaaaaatataaacaaggatgataatataatatatcaCGAAAAGGGAACCACTGatattcaaataaataataatataaacactataaaaaaatcattagAACATAATatgattaaaaaagaaaaaccaaaaaacgaatataaattaaaaaatgataaaaatgataacatATACGAATAcaaattagaaaataatgaaagtgATAATGTGTAcgaatataaattaaaaaatgatacaaatgataatatatatgaatacaaattagaaaataatgaaagtgATAATGTGTAcgaatataaattaaaaaataatgaaaaagaaaatgaaaatatgtatgaatataaattagaaaattatgtaaacgaaaatacaaatgaaaataaattaaaaaatgatgaaaaagaGAAAGTATATGaatacaaattaaaaaatgatgatgaaaatatgtatgaatataaattggaaaataatgaaaaagaaaatgaaaatatgtatgaatataaattagaaaattatgtaaacgaaaatacaaatgaaaataaattaaaaaatgatgaaaaagaGAAAGTATATGaatacaaattaaaaaatgatgatgaaaatatgtatgaatataaattgaaaaataatgaaaatgaaaacacgtatgaatataaatttaaaaatattcaaaatgaGTTTAGCAGTTCACAAGTAAGCGAacataaaatgaaaataataaaggtAGAACAAGAAAATTCAAATTATGATTATACTGATTATTCTTTTGatgatttaaaagaaaatataagaaGTAGTTGTATTAAAAGTATTCCTATAGATATCAATATGTATATCAATAGAGAAAAATTGAGAAGTGGCTATGATTATGATCAAatacatttaataaatttaacaaatagcgagaaaattaaaaata includes the following:
- the PMS1 gene encoding DNA mismatch repair protein PMS1, putative, which gives rise to MQIRNIGKESIHAICSSQVIFTLSSVVKELVENSIDADANEIKIKLIESGIKLIEVHDNGKGIKKINFENVCARHATSKISEFNDIQNSLNTLGFRGEALNSLCMLSDLNITTKNDESEHGYLLKFDKLGKLVHEEPIARLRGTTVSCENIFKNIPIRKKDFIKNIKTQLSQLLLLMQQYAIIYHQIKFSINNIVVTKGVTKNINLLMTNGNDNIIKNFYSIFGKRNIGNLMEFNIDSDCWKIRGFISDNNSGRRDKDLQFYYMNSRPIHILKNVNKIINTIFREFNSRLYPIIIINILSDTKNIDINVTPDKREVFFTFENEMCEQIKNSLVKLLTPKTNNLIDTQIGDYFLKSNNILSKNNNLKIENDYEKDLHNLNKSNKNNDCSNNESCDNIYIKKEKDNINDYDNDDNKNGSYDKDNILKIEGNNNIKVCYNNRDNNNYYTNNEFQNNSNNINDTNFENTYSFYKNEMSSEDKNIEKQSVNSVINENKVNEHNYSMFVKKEREKQVFKYDNYVTSKEENFVYDSLNTNTKEKFDNENEACPYYSDYVQFKNINKDDNIIYHEKGTTDIQINNNINTIKKSLEHNMIKKEKPKNEYKLKNDKNDNIYEYKLENNESDNVYEYKLKNDTNDNIYEYKLENNESDNVYEYKLKNNEKENENMYEYKLENYVNENTNENKLKNDEKEKVYEYKLKNDDENMYEYKLENNEKENENMYEYKLENYVNENTNENKLKNDEKEKVYEYKLKNDDENMYEYKLKNNENENTYEYKFKNIQNEFSSSQVSEHKMKIIKVEQENSNYDYTDYSFDDLKENIRSSCIKSIPIDINMYINREKLRSGYDYDQIHLINLTNSEKIKNIVFHKMKDESKLNNYLCLTDNDQENDYKNLFNSDLNIKESINTTKNSNNSNSEDINFSNIDENQKDLYFKSNLFEKLKICGQFNRGFVISKIDLNYFKNQFNQENSNFSDNSNNKNYNKNDYALFIIDQHAADEKSNFEKYNKTFTMKSQKLISKINLQLSPAQIHIIQKNLEIFLENGFEVEIVEESIHKKRKLNNINEEEEEMLMEIKVYLLSLPVFNGKILEVVDFMSLLYHLTEHPVTFDKRSFEIFIENKHQSNGKVDTWFNYNFPRPQKVWRILASKACRNAIMVGKTLNISEMIKIKKKLSVLKNPWNCPHGRPTIKYIINNVDIKNCFKNYYLKLYDEISNLILTKNYEAYKYLFHNHIFFLIMSTKPLLGPILKFQ